The Pongo abelii isolate AG06213 chromosome 3, NHGRI_mPonAbe1-v2.0_pri, whole genome shotgun sequence DNA window GGTTTACCTAAAACAAACCCACAATTattcaaacaagaaaaaaggTATGCTTTGTGCTTACCTAGAGACATCTCACAGCTGTATAGATAGGTAGAGTTGTGCAGACAGGTTTTCAAATAAGAGAAGTTACTCAAACAGCTACAGAGATGAGAGGagtttcttataaaagcttttgcattcaactgtaaaatggcACCCCACTTGGGCTCTCCTCTCCACTgtggagagctttcttctttcacttattaaacttttgctccaacctcACCCTTTGCGTCCATGCTCCTTAATTTTCTCAGTCATGACACAATAAGTTCAAATAATACCTTAGACAACGAGACCATGGACCCTGACCTATTTCAATAATACTGAAGCATTGGGCAGTTTGAAAGAGGAAAGTTCTCAACAGTTAGAAATTGTAGTGTGAGTTATCTTAATGATGGACCTTTGAATAGCATTAAGTATAGTGCCAATATCTGAACAAGGAAAATAATCAttgtatttcctttctatttcaaaCAAGTGTAATGGCTTCAAGTATTGCAGAGTAGATGTCTGGTGTTAATGTATACAGTGTTGGCTGTTTAAAAAAATGACcagtaatttaaaacaaattaattttgagAGTCTAACATATCATTCATGGGTTAATTCTTTCTGACTGGTCTTCTCTATTCAGTTAATTTTGTTCCCTTCTGCCAGATTAATTtactctttcaacaaatattttttgagtgcctattatgtgctaggcagTGCTCAAAGTGCAGGGGATATGGTagggaaaaaaacagataaaattccTTATCTTCATGGAGGAGAAGACAATAAATTTATGATAGGATTTCAGGTAttgataagtgctatgaagaaaataaaagcagagtgCCACAGTGGAATGactgtgcatgtgtatgtgtgcacgcaCACGCAGAGTGGAACAAAAGAAAAGTGATTCTTCTTGCTTTAGTACAGCTGTTGCATAGGTTTGAGCACTTTTGGCAGCTCCAGGAAACCCAAAGTACCTGTGGCCCATTGAGAAGGTGTGGCACCTGCTGCCAGAGGCTTTGGGAGTAACCCACTTTCTACAGAAGAGCTCTGTGGTGCAGAAGCTGCCACATGGTAACAAGCACATGGAGCAGAAGACAAGCACAATGTCCTTAACCATAGATTACTTTACAACTCCACCTACTTTAAAGATGTTGAACTGATGAGAAAGTATTAGCTATGGCTAAATGTTGTATGTGAGAAGTACTTTGCAAACCTCTGAAACACTTTACAGATATTGTTATCAGTCAAACTGGAAGTAGAATGTCCACAGTGCAGTGTAACAAATGTGACATGTGCATGAGTTAAGAAACTGCTGTAATGGGAAAGATGAAAAAACatgctttatttgtttattccatTGTTCAGCTTCTCTTTAAATTCTTTCCACATGGACAAATTACTTGACAACAAAGTTTACTTAGTTTTCCAAACACTTGGGatcatctctaaaattaaaaaaattaatattaaatgttGGACCACGGATTTCAACCATGCAGTATGTTGCTTCTGGGGTCTGCTGTCCTATTCCAGCCCTAGTGAATAGTTAATGCCTTGAACTATTCCTATCACCACAGGTTGCCAGGCCACCAAATAACGAAGCCAATCCAGGATTTGTCCGTACAGAAAATGTGTGCGCTCCCAGCTAAATCTCAGTTAAGGAGGTTGTTCTATATACAGCCAAGTAGCAGAAATATTCATaaatgtcatttgcaaataaacAATGTAATGAATGGGTATTTCCTTTCTTGTTAATTCTATGTGCTCAATTAAAAGCCCCTTATGTGAGTTTTATAGCATTATGGTTATCATTGTTACTTACACCACACcgaatttctgaaaataaattgaaGTTCTTTACAATAAAATCCCAAACTAGAAAACAAGAGTCAAAGGCAAGGGTATATgctaaaagaaggaagaagaggggaaTGACTATATTGGAAAACCAAGGATAGTGGAAACTGCTCTAAATGAGCAAAAACAGCTCTGGGCTTTCCTGTAGTCATACATCAGAATGAACCCATTGTATATTACAAAGAATAACACTGGTTCATCAGATAAGAGAGACCTTTTTCTGCTGTCTTTGATAAACTGTGCTAGGGAGCTTAATGAATGCATAGTGTCTCTGACAACAATTTTACAAACAAAATGACAGCTTTTTCACATGTAGTTTTTTCTTATATTGAGTCTCAATAAAAGAGTAGTACATGTTTTATTCAACAGTTTATTTTCTCAAgactacataaagaaatgaattgCCCTTTGTTAAAGTATCACTTGAGGTGACATTTATGATCATATTATCACCAATTTTATAACAAAGATTTATGCATTGAGGTTTTATAGGTTAATAACCAAAAACTGTTGTGGACTTGGTGTCCTCGTTTTAGAAGAGGAATTCCGGGACTGTGGATGAACaggaaggtggaaggatcatCACACACTTTTAGCCTTGAGTTGGGCTTGAGTGGCACTGACTCACCGAGAAAGGCCAGGTCTGTGGACGGAGTGGGTACTGCAGAGGGTGGTCTCTTGCAATGGTATGGGCCTTGAGACCCAAAGATCCACTGATGTTGCCTCCTTCTCTGATGCCCTCCTTGAATCCCTCCCTGATCTGCAGTGCCCAGAGATGAGGGCATTGCTGCCAGTAGCCATTGTTAAACCATATGTATAGGGTTAGTGAGGAACAGGGGAGCAGAAAGCAAGGAAGGTGATTCCTTTAGCATTGTAAAATTTAGCTGTTACTTAGAAAGTACAGAAAGGCTGTCTCTTAGAGAAGAGATGGTACTTGGCAGGTTGATGCCAACCTCTCAGGGCTCTTCTGCTTAAGGGAGGATATGTTTTAATTCCATTCCCACCCCGCTTCCTGAACGAGATATACTATGGTCTTGAGATAGTGAGGTTGAAGACAAAGTCTTTCTAGTTAGCTCTGGATGGGGGCCATTACCTTCCTGCGACCTTAATGTGACTTGAGTTTATTCTGTTGCGCACCTCTGATGTCTATACAAATCTCAGCTGCTGCCAGAAGCTGACCAACTCTgtagatctttatttcttttcaatattgTTATCACTAGTGTTTGGCCTAAGAAGAGATGATGCATGGCATggaatttaaaaagccaaaatccAGACGGGGAAATACCTACTCATTTCTGGGAATAATAAAATTTGGTACACCCTaactaacatattttaaaaatagttttctgtaCTGTAGTTCAcatttcagcttttaaaatttcaattccaatttttctatttatgcacctatccacctacccatccaattcacccatttattcatccatccatccatctacccatcctgaatattattccatatattttacctattttttgCAATGTCTCATCACATTTCCACTACAGCCCTTAATGTGGAAAATATAGAAcataaagaatggaatgttttctGGCATTTAACTTTCTAACCAGAATAGTAATATAGGCACAGAGGAGAAAAGAGACCATAAGTCATTTTGAAATAGGTGGttagggaaaacaaaaaattttctgcTGGAACTATACAAAAACACTGAAAGTTTTCATTGAAGAATATATCCCCAGAAACATTCAAGATAATCTCTTATAacctttttgttttaaaggatATGGATTACTGATCATCCTCTTCAAATCAACCTTCTCTTTGCAGTAAGGGCAAGTCTGCTTTTTCCCAACGATACACCAACCTCGGATGCAGAATTCATGAAAGCTGAAGCATCTTGTTAGGGAGGCTTCTAGATATGAAAAGGCAATGTCTGGTTCATGATGGCATGGAATGGTCCCATCTTCAGGGTCTAGTGGTGGAGTCATGACTTGATGAGGCACATCGCTTTTTTCGGGAGGTTCTGTAAGGGACCTGACAATGACAGTGAGCCTGGAGTCACAGCTGCATTTGCTTTATGACCCTGAGGAATTTACTTAGCTTCTTGGCCTTCTTGCCTCACTTGATTCGGGTAAGAATTAGATTAGATAAAGAAtatgagtccttttttttttttcctttacagtgATGTCTTCCATAAGTGTATTGTTATATTTCCCCACCTTGTTATTGTGCATTTCTCATGCATTTACCATAGCAtttctctgttctactttttgtGCATTATTCATTAGCTTCATGTAATCAGACTTGTCTTAGGCACTTAGACAAGTTAAAATTATTTGTGGTCATAAAGTTACAAATATTTGCATtaacttcataattttttttcttgacttttaaaaGTACTGATAAGGAgccaattatttttaatagaatatatACCTACTAAACTTAACTTCTCAAACTCTAGGCATTTACAGATCCATTTGTATACGTCTCCTGGTCCAGAAAGTCTGACCCTTTGTCCCCAAACCTGAGTGAACCCTATGTGTTCTCACAGCACCAGGGACTTACTCTAGTGTAGCAGGACTTTTGGTACTTACATGTTTCTCCTAGACCATGTGTTACCTGTAGGACTATGTCTCATTCATTTCAGTGTCCTCAGCACCTTAAGCCATgcctaagaaatatttattgaatgaacatTTGAAtgactctttcaaaactgattatttttggaaatatatatttccaTGTTCCCTGATACTATGTATTTTCACAAAATGAACTATAATGAAATTCATCCTactgatttgtttatttctacAATCGCTGCTCCCAATGTGACTTTCTGGGCCAAGATCACATGATCTTCTGACTGGCCTGCTACACACCCAGGTGAACAGCAACGATGTAGAAGTTCCCTCCCTAACAAATGGAGGAGCTTGGAGGTGTGGCAAGTCAAGGCCATGTATATAACTCCTCAGTATTAAATTTCAAGGTAACCAGGAGTTTCCATTATTTTATGTTCTTAGAATTGGGGTCATTTTTGcaatatgctttaaaataaagtGGTGTATTATAATGAAGATTTTGAACCAAAACTCAAACAGCCTTTCATTCAAAAGGGCTCGAATACAGCCCCATCTTCCACAGAGGTATAGAATTCAGGGGCCTTGAGCCAGCACTGAAATGTCCACATTCTCTctaatgttctttttcattttcaaaatctcAATGCTGAAAAACTTGCACACTGGCAGAACTGCTGCAGAGCAAGACTCAGATAACCCATCCTTGTTAATATGACTCATATTTGCCCATTTCTCACTAATATGACTCATGCTAAAATGGGCCATTAATAATACTCCCGGAAAAGCAAATTTAAAGGTGACTACATTTTAgattatatatgcacacatgtacaaCAATCCCTAAGGGCTTTTAAAGgtggagagagaaaatatttccatttgcaAATGGCAGAAGGGGCTCTGTtccaacatttgaaaaataaatcatatttaaaacTAGGGCCAGACTTGGAAACTTGCTACAAAGAATGAGTTTTTTGGGAAAGGTATCACACTGAAAAAACCACTACAGAAATCCATATGGGGTATCTTTGTGTTTCTTCCCTTAAGATTTTAAGGTTTATGTGTTGGAGTAAAGGCTCCTATTACTTTTGAGATGCATTTGGTCCAGGTTTTACTCTCAGGATTGAATAAGTGGAAACTGTCCAGATTAAACAGAATTGAATCACAGGTACTGGACACTGAGGTATGACTGACTAAATTAAGTGGGCTTTAGGCAAAAGACAGATGGTTTAACCATCTCATAATGCCAGAGCTTTGAACTAACTGGGTACATAGTGATGACATTATTAAATTGATACTGTActataaagataaataataccctttttttgtatttaggaAGAATTAAAATACTGATGATTGGCCAACCTAAGCCTAACTTTGGTATCCATAGCAAAAGTAGTATCCATACATGTTCAGGCAACACAGGTTGATTTGTTCAGGGGTCTCGATGCCAGCATTTTTCAGCACATTGAGGCTTTCCTTAATGGTTACTGGAGTTCCCATAGAATGCTGGTTTCCAGGCTCAGGCTGTCTGGTACCTATCATATGAAGATCCCTCAGCCAATGGATAGCTATTTGGGATAGAACCCATTGGTGGAGGAGCCCATGGTCCAAGAACAAATGTCCAAATTTTGGTCCCTGCTTTTGTAATCCAAGGTGTCTTGCTGCCTGTGGCTGTATCTTCTTCTAAAGACTGAAGCTGAGAAGAAGGCTTGGTTTCCTCCCTTGGCTGCCCCCAAGACTACTGTTGCCACAGGTAGGTTCCTAGGATTATTTCTAGGCAAAGCACTCTTTGTATTTCTTGATCTGCTAAGATTCAGACCTTGGGCTCCACTTGGATAGTCTTAAGTTCCCCCCTGCACCTGATACTTCACTCTTTTTCTCACCTCCAAACCCCTTCTTTCCCTGATCTTTCTTGGCTATCTGCTCGCTTATGACTTCCACCAATTTCCTCTGCCAGCACCCTGCTCAGATACTGCCTTCCTGTCTATGTGGCATGAAGAGTCCTCTTTAGAAAGGAAATTACTGGAGGAGGAGGTTCACCTTAATTAGTTCATTATTCAGCAGGGACAAACAGGAAGACTCGACTGGGCTGGAGGATAAAGGACTGGGGTTTGGGCATGGAAGGTAAGCAAGATGGAGGAGATGGggacaggaggaggagaaggaggaaagaaggaggctTGATGAAGGCCAAGCGATTTCCTTTGAAAAGGATACACATGATTACAGGAAAGCTGGTAGGTATTTTCAATGAGCCCTTCTTCATCAAGCTCCACAATGATCTTCTGCCCACAGACTGCACAGATATTGTCCGATAAGCTCCTTGTAGGCAACCCGCTGACACTGTAGAACTATCAGAGGAAATGGACAGAGCACAGTTGGAAAGGAGAGCACATGCCACTCTCTGAATGCAGGAAGCCACTGCCAGGCACTGGGACAGGCAGCCCTTGGCACATAGAATCTCCActgcggccgggcacggtggctcatgcctgtaatcccagcactttgggaggctgaggcaggtggatcacaaggtcaggagtttgagaccagcatggccaatggggtgaaaccctgtctctactaaaaatacaaaaaaattagccaggtgcggtggtgggcgcctgtaatcccagctactcgggaggctgaggcaggagaatcggttgaacccgggaggcggaggttgcagtgagctgagattgcgccactgcactgtagcctgggtgacagagcaagactctgtctcaaaaaaaaaaaaaagaatctccacTGCTTCTAAGATAGTTTAGAATGTGAGACACCATTTCCTATAAGAAGAATGCTACAGAGGGGTTAAGGTTTCCAGGCAAAAACTCATTGAATTCCAAATGGACCCAAAGCACATTGCCAATTATAAGCTCTCATCTAACCTCCACATTGAGGAATCCTTTCACAGGAATCGTTTTTATCCAGGGCTGGAGTTAAGAGGAAGCTTCAGAGGAAGCCTTTGAGTTTAATCTATAGATTGGCCCTTCCCTTTATTGTcctggagattctgattcagatCTCTGGAGTAAACCAAGGCATCTCTCTGTCATTTAAATCCGCATGTTTTTATTGGGTGCGTGCCGAGCAATCACCATTGGAAGGCAATGCATTTAGAACTTTACCTTGGGATATCTGCATCTTCCCGTACTGTGGGTAAGGAGTGGTTCTCAACACTGGCAGCATATTAGAATCCctaggaagcttttttttttttttccaaacaaagttattttataatagttttagatttaaagaaaagatacaaaaatattacaGAGATTGGCTATATACCACATATCTAGTTTCCCTATATTATTATTAGattgattttaaggaattggcccACACATTTGTGGGCAAGTCAGAAATTTGCAGAGCAGGTtggcaggccagcaggctggaaactctGGCAAGATTGATGTTgcagtcttgaggcagaattcctttttctctaggaagcctcagtttttgcttttaaggccttcaactgattggctGAGGTCTATGTAGAATATTAAGGGTAATCTCCTTCATGTAAAGTCAATTGATTATAGAtattaatcatatctgcaaaataACTTTGCATCAACATGTAGACTAGTGATTTTACCAAACAAGTGGGTATCACAGCCTAGGCAAACTGACTCTaaaatttaatcatcacaacctCGTTAAGCGAGgagaatttatataaattatgtggAATTCTTTTGCACAGATTTGACTATTCTcttccacttatttatttattcaatcatttatttgatATCAAcatggactcatggatatttattttatgctttgggTTATAACCCAATACTACTACTATTactattttgttgctcaaattccagctttggccattgggagctctttcagttggctcctgtgtcTCTTTGACATATCCCCAATCACTGTGgagttcttttgttttgtttttagcattttcttgcttttggtCACTATGAGATGCTCCAGGCTTATATTGTGTATTCTTTGCCCAGACCTATAATGAGCGATTTCTTCAAGGAGCCCCAGTTCCATTTATTGTAGAATGATATTAGAAAACAAGATCTGGACACTATGTATGTTCATTGTTGCTGGGGTGTCATTGCCCCTAGGACCTCTTAGCTGACAGAACAAGGAATTCATCTGTAtatactaacacacacacacacagatacacacacacacacacacatacatatctgtaaatatttctatatctatCCATGTAtatctatattaagctaaacaaTTACAATTACAGAATACATGTATGGTGGTATCAAAATTGTTAACCCATAGACTTGACAGCAACAACTTTATCAACTAGAGTACAGTGCTTATGAcacagtttcttttgtttttagtctTATGATCTCCATTCATTTCAGAGTTACTTAGGTCAGCACCTTTTTTCCCACCCCTTTCAATGAGGTTATTTCAAACATTTGGAATATGGTTAGATTCTTTTGGCATGATCTGAATTCCATCCTTGGATTCTCTGActtcctaaattatttttaaaatttgcataaattTAAGGTTCACACTTTCTATggattttgagaaatgtatagtgttatgtatccaccattatcGTATCACACAGAAGAGTTTCACCACTCTAAATTTCCTGTGCTTCACCTGTTCAACCACGCTCCTTCCCTAAAGCCTTGGCAACCATGGATCTGTTTAGCAACTCTATAGTTGCaccttttctaaaatgtcatataaatgcaGTCATACAGGATGGagccttttcagactggtttCTGTCACTCAGCAACATGCATTTAAGATTCACCCCATGGTTTTGGATGGCTTAatagctcattccttttcctaaggagtttttttgtttgtttggtttttgttttttttttggaagcagaTGCACTGGCTctactcccagagattctgatttacttGCTCTGCTGTGGGGCTTAGGCACTGATATGTGAATGGAGATTGTATCTCCTTACCTTGGTCACAAGCACATGCACAAGTGtctgtgaacacacacacacccccctcatTAATCCAAGTCACTGGTGGCTGTACCAATGGCTTGAGGCAGTGGTTTTTATAGATTTGGTAGCTGGAATAAACAGACAGGATGACAAGATGTTAAGAACT harbors:
- the RNF175 gene encoding RING finger protein 175 isoform X6 — protein: MAAGAAARKTAPVLEAPLQQEQLSHTKISAEDAWKLVYKWFLLIYKLSYAFGVVGYLVIMFTMCGFNLFFKIKARDSMDFGIVSLFYGLYYGVMGRDFAEICSDYMASTIGFYSVSGLPTRSLSDNICAVCGQKIIVELDEEGLIENTYQLSCNHVSLTEPPEKSDVPHQVMTPPLDPEDGTIPCHHEPDIAFSYLEASLTRCFSFHEFCIRGWCIVGKKQTCPYCKEKVDLKRMISNPWERTHFLYGQILDWLRYLVAWQPVVIGIVQGINYSLGLE